A single window of Nitrospirota bacterium DNA harbors:
- a CDS encoding type II toxin-antitoxin system HicB family antitoxin translates to MRQVIIYPGEDGFWVAECPSLPGCISQGTTKNEALENIKEAIDHYIETLNEDGHSVPEDNLELVEEHYGQL, encoded by the coding sequence ATGAGGCAAGTAATCATCTATCCAGGGGAAGATGGATTTTGGGTAGCAGAGTGTCCGTCTCTACCGGGATGTATAAGTCAGGGAACTACAAAAAATGAAGCGCTTGAGAATATCAAAGAAGCTATAGACCATTACATTGAAACATTAAACGAGGATGGGCACTCAGTACCGGAGGATAATCTGGAATTAGTAGAGGAACACTACGGGCAATTATAA
- the glgB gene encoding 1,4-alpha-glucan branching protein GlgB, which yields MEFNEHVNAILGSCHADPFSILGAHPIKFENKDAVAVRAFLPGSRELYVVRKDDNKVYQCTKVRAEGFYEAIVEKESNVFPYRLKAVLDDGTELEYDDPYSFWPILSDFDLHLSSEGTHYKKYEKLGAHVMEINGINGVFFAVWAPNAARVSVIGDFNNWDGRRHQMRLRGAFGVWEIFIPDLQEGDVYKFEIKGKYNNYIGIKADPYGFYAEVRPKSASIVYDINRYKWNDDTWMEERPKKNWLEQPCSTYEVHLASWRQAAGDGMPRWLTYREMADQLVSYVRDLGYTHIELLPVTEHPLDASWGYQPVGYFAPTSRFGTPEDFMYLVDCCHQNGIGVIMDWVPAHFPRDSHGLSYFDGTALYEHADPRRGEHKEWGTLIFNYGRVEVTNFLIANALFWLDKYHLDGLRVDAVASMLYLDYSKKHGEWLPNQYGGKENLEAIAMLKRFNEVVHAYHPGVLTIAEESTAWPMVSRPTYLGGLGFSFKWNMGWMHDILLYFQKEPVHRRYHHNNLTFALLYAFTENFVNVLSHDEVVYLKRSMLDKMPGDMWQKFANLRLLYAYMYAQPGKKLLFMGGEFGQWKEWNFETSLDWHLLEYEPHQKLLNFMRDLNHIYKEERSLYEVDFSHEGFEWIDFTDYSNSIVSFMRKSKNTDEVMICVFNFTPVPRLNYRIGVPFEGFYKEVLNSDSERYWGGNIGNWGGFHADHVWWQNRPFSLSVQLPPLGAVFFKHIKEKPFEETMPVVEEAPVEVEQPVEIRKDTLPEVKKEQPIEIIKEQPVEIIKEQPVEVKKGSTVEVKKGDKAKKKK from the coding sequence ATGGAGTTTAATGAGCATGTTAATGCGATACTTGGTTCATGTCATGCAGATCCGTTTTCAATTTTAGGTGCCCATCCGATTAAGTTTGAAAATAAAGATGCTGTAGCAGTGAGAGCATTTCTGCCCGGTAGCAGAGAGCTGTATGTAGTTAGAAAAGATGACAATAAGGTCTATCAGTGCACAAAGGTAAGGGCAGAGGGCTTTTATGAAGCTATAGTGGAAAAAGAATCTAATGTGTTTCCATACAGACTGAAGGCTGTGCTGGATGACGGCACGGAGTTAGAGTATGATGATCCATACTCGTTTTGGCCAATATTAAGCGATTTTGATCTGCACTTAAGCAGCGAGGGAACCCACTACAAGAAGTATGAAAAGCTGGGCGCTCACGTTATGGAAATAAACGGAATCAATGGTGTGTTTTTTGCTGTTTGGGCTCCTAATGCCGCAAGGGTAAGTGTAATCGGGGATTTTAACAACTGGGATGGCAGACGCCATCAGATGAGATTGCGTGGCGCATTTGGTGTGTGGGAGATATTTATACCTGACTTACAGGAGGGCGATGTTTATAAGTTTGAGATAAAGGGTAAGTATAATAATTATATTGGGATAAAGGCTGACCCGTATGGGTTTTACGCTGAGGTACGGCCCAAAAGCGCCTCCATAGTTTATGACATAAACAGGTATAAGTGGAATGATGATACGTGGATGGAGGAAAGACCAAAGAAGAATTGGCTGGAACAGCCCTGCAGCACCTATGAGGTACATCTTGCCTCGTGGAGACAGGCAGCTGGGGATGGGATGCCGCGGTGGCTTACATACCGCGAGATGGCTGACCAACTAGTTTCATACGTAAGAGATCTTGGTTATACACACATAGAGCTGCTTCCCGTAACGGAGCATCCGCTGGACGCATCCTGGGGGTATCAACCGGTCGGGTACTTTGCTCCGACAAGCCGCTTTGGAACCCCTGAGGATTTCATGTACTTAGTAGATTGCTGCCATCAAAACGGGATAGGAGTCATAATGGACTGGGTGCCAGCACATTTTCCGAGGGACTCTCACGGACTGTCTTATTTTGATGGCACGGCGCTTTACGAACACGCCGACCCAAGACGCGGTGAGCACAAGGAGTGGGGCACTCTCATTTTTAACTATGGCAGAGTTGAGGTCACCAACTTTTTAATAGCAAATGCACTGTTTTGGCTGGATAAATACCATCTGGATGGCTTAAGGGTGGATGCAGTGGCCTCGATGCTGTATCTTGATTATTCCAAAAAGCATGGTGAGTGGCTTCCTAACCAATATGGAGGGAAGGAAAACCTTGAGGCTATAGCAATGCTAAAGAGATTTAACGAGGTAGTGCATGCCTATCATCCCGGAGTTTTAACAATAGCCGAGGAGTCAACGGCATGGCCTATGGTGTCAAGACCGACGTATTTGGGAGGACTTGGGTTTAGCTTTAAATGGAACATGGGGTGGATGCATGACATATTGCTGTATTTTCAGAAGGAACCGGTTCACAGGCGCTATCACCATAATAATCTGACTTTTGCACTGCTTTATGCTTTTACGGAAAACTTTGTCAACGTGCTTTCCCATGATGAGGTGGTGTATCTGAAGCGCTCGATGCTGGATAAAATGCCAGGGGATATGTGGCAAAAGTTTGCAAACCTGAGACTTCTCTATGCCTACATGTATGCCCAGCCCGGCAAGAAACTTTTGTTTATGGGCGGGGAGTTTGGGCAGTGGAAGGAGTGGAATTTTGAGACCAGTCTTGACTGGCATTTGCTTGAGTATGAGCCACATCAGAAGCTGCTTAACTTCATGAGAGATCTAAACCACATATACAAAGAGGAAAGATCCCTCTACGAGGTGGATTTCAGCCACGAGGGGTTTGAGTGGATAGATTTCACCGACTACAGCAACAGTATAGTGTCGTTTATGAGAAAGTCAAAAAATACGGATGAGGTAATGATCTGCGTGTTTAATTTTACGCCTGTACCGAGATTAAATTATAGAATAGGGGTTCCATTTGAGGGATTTTACAAAGAGGTGTTAAACAGCGATTCGGAACGCTACTGGGGTGGCAACATCGGTAACTGGGGTGGTTTCCATGCCGATCATGTGTGGTGGCAAAACAGGCCGTTTTCACTTTCCGTGCAACTGCCTCCGCTTGGTGCGGTGTTTTTTAAACACATAAAGGAAAAACCGTTTGAAGAGACCATGCCAGTGGTTGAAGAGGCGCCGGTTGAGGTAGAGCAGCCAGTTGAAATCAGGAAAGATACATTGCCAGAGGTAAAAAAGGAGCAACCAATAGAGATAATAAAAGAACAGCCGGTTGAGATTATAAAAGAGCAACCTGTTGAGGTCAAAAAGGGCTCAACTGTTGAAGTTAAAAAAGGAGACAAAGCTAAGAAGAAGAAATAA
- a CDS encoding Na+:solute symporter produces MLISLVLGLYFTKKASSSTEEFFLSGRKLPWWLAGTSMVATTFSSDTPLYITALVRTKGIYENWQWWCFLMTGMLSVIVFAQFWKRAGVMTDVELTEMRYSGRAASTLRGWKALYFSLLLHTIIKAQVILAMAKILDATLGWGKWTAILISSSVTIVYSLLSGYWGVIVTDFFQFVLAQTGAIIVAVYAVNRVGGLSQLKPKIDAMYGNNHFMDFTPPIDGGFLSLPILTFIAYMGMSWWSKYSSDGGGVVVQRMASCKSEKDAIGATFFFNVANYALRSWPWIIAALASLILYPAIKDHESVYPIMALNILPSGLKGIVFASFFAAFMSTVGVYLNLSSAYFMKDFYMRFVKQNATEKHYIFVTRLSMLALSGVTAVVTYYATTIEGTFKFLIAFGSGTGLVFIMRWYWWRVNAWSEISAMAASTISASAIYIFYGDIPFYQKLFFIIFSSTVVWVVVTLLTKPTDESTLIEFYKRVPVGGFGWKPVEEKLTRAGIKLNKVKTSVFDWLLGTLFVYGLTLSTGMLLLGRYTEGLICLITGIICFTMLKKRIFAA; encoded by the coding sequence ATGCTAATATCTTTGGTGCTGGGGCTTTATTTTACCAAAAAAGCATCCTCATCAACGGAGGAGTTTTTTCTCTCCGGCAGAAAACTCCCGTGGTGGCTGGCTGGGACTTCAATGGTTGCAACTACGTTTTCATCGGACACCCCACTCTATATAACAGCACTTGTCAGAACCAAGGGGATATACGAAAACTGGCAGTGGTGGTGTTTTCTCATGACAGGGATGCTTTCTGTTATCGTGTTTGCACAGTTTTGGAAACGAGCTGGTGTTATGACTGATGTGGAGCTTACCGAGATGCGCTACTCAGGCCGTGCAGCCTCTACACTAAGGGGATGGAAGGCGTTATATTTTTCCCTGTTATTACACACCATAATTAAAGCTCAGGTGATACTTGCAATGGCTAAAATTCTTGATGCCACACTTGGCTGGGGTAAGTGGACAGCAATACTCATCTCAAGTTCCGTAACCATCGTGTATTCCCTGCTTTCCGGGTACTGGGGGGTTATTGTCACGGATTTTTTTCAATTTGTGCTTGCACAAACTGGAGCCATCATAGTGGCCGTGTATGCAGTAAACAGGGTGGGCGGCCTCAGCCAATTGAAACCTAAGATAGACGCCATGTACGGAAACAACCACTTCATGGATTTTACTCCGCCAATAGACGGTGGGTTTTTATCCCTGCCGATTCTCACGTTTATTGCCTACATGGGAATGAGCTGGTGGTCTAAGTATTCATCGGACGGGGGCGGCGTGGTCGTGCAACGAATGGCCTCCTGTAAAAGTGAAAAAGACGCTATTGGCGCCACGTTTTTCTTTAACGTAGCAAATTATGCGCTAAGAAGTTGGCCATGGATAATCGCGGCGCTTGCCTCTTTGATTTTATATCCGGCAATTAAAGACCACGAGAGCGTGTATCCGATTATGGCTTTGAATATTCTTCCAAGCGGCCTGAAAGGTATAGTGTTTGCCTCATTTTTTGCCGCCTTTATGTCAACCGTAGGCGTGTATTTGAATCTTTCCAGCGCTTACTTTATGAAAGATTTTTATATGAGATTTGTTAAACAAAACGCAACGGAAAAACACTATATATTTGTAACCCGGCTATCTATGCTTGCTCTAAGCGGAGTAACCGCAGTTGTAACCTACTATGCAACAACAATTGAGGGAACGTTTAAGTTTCTGATAGCCTTTGGCAGCGGCACCGGGCTTGTGTTTATCATGCGGTGGTACTGGTGGCGTGTTAACGCATGGAGTGAAATCTCAGCCATGGCGGCATCCACAATTTCAGCCTCCGCTATATACATATTTTACGGAGACATCCCATTTTATCAGAAACTTTTTTTCATAATATTCTCGTCAACCGTAGTGTGGGTTGTGGTTACACTCTTAACAAAACCCACAGACGAAAGCACTCTGATTGAGTTTTATAAGCGAGTGCCGGTTGGCGGTTTTGGCTGGAAACCGGTGGAGGAGAAATTAACCAGAGCTGGCATTAAGCTAAATAAAGTAAAAACCTCCGTCTTTGACTGGTTGCTTGGAACTCTGTTTGTCTATGGGCTTACCCTTTCAACCGGAATGCTGCTTTTGGGCAGATACACAGAAGGACTGATTTGTTTGATAACTGGTATAATATGTTTTACTATGCTAAAAAAGAGGATTTTTGCCGCATGA
- a CDS encoding 3-isopropylmalate dehydrogenase has translation MSKSYDIGVIAGDGTGPEVIRESVKVLRAAAQRFGFSLNFVEYDFGGTRYLKTGEVLPESAVGELRKFKTLLLGAIGHPDVKPGILEKGILLRLRFELDMYINLRPVKLFPGVECPLKDKTPADIDFVVVRENTEGLYAGAGGFFKKGTPDEVAVQESINTRKGVERCIRYAFEYCKKRNIGNKLTLCGKTNVLTYAFDLWERAFYEVAKEYPGIKADYAHVDAITMWFVKNPEWFDVIVTDNMFGDIITDLGAMIQGGMGIAAGGNINPEGTSMFEPIGGSAPKYTGKNIINPLAAICAGGLLLDYLGEAEAGKTIENAVMHVTGERLKSLAAGNMGFSTSEVGDMVANCL, from the coding sequence ATGTCAAAGAGCTATGATATAGGGGTAATTGCCGGTGATGGGACAGGACCTGAGGTCATCAGAGAAAGTGTAAAGGTGCTGAGGGCTGCTGCGCAGCGTTTCGGCTTTAGCCTGAACTTTGTTGAGTACGATTTTGGGGGCACGCGGTATCTTAAAACCGGAGAGGTGTTACCAGAGAGCGCTGTGGGTGAATTAAGGAAATTTAAGACGCTCCTTCTTGGCGCCATAGGCCACCCCGATGTTAAACCCGGTATTTTAGAGAAGGGAATTCTGCTTCGCCTGCGCTTTGAACTTGATATGTATATAAACCTGAGACCAGTAAAACTCTTTCCCGGTGTTGAGTGTCCGCTTAAGGACAAAACCCCTGCCGATATAGATTTTGTCGTCGTAAGAGAAAACACAGAGGGGCTTTATGCCGGTGCAGGCGGATTTTTCAAAAAAGGAACACCCGATGAGGTAGCCGTTCAGGAATCCATAAACACCAGAAAAGGCGTTGAGCGCTGTATCAGATACGCATTTGAGTACTGCAAAAAGAGAAACATCGGAAATAAACTAACCCTTTGCGGTAAGACTAACGTGCTCACTTATGCCTTTGACCTGTGGGAGAGGGCTTTTTACGAGGTAGCAAAGGAATACCCCGGAATTAAGGCAGACTATGCCCATGTGGATGCTATCACTATGTGGTTTGTTAAAAATCCGGAATGGTTTGACGTTATCGTAACAGACAACATGTTTGGAGATATAATAACCGACCTTGGCGCTATGATTCAGGGCGGCATGGGTATTGCCGCGGGGGGCAATATAAACCCTGAAGGTACCTCCATGTTTGAACCCATTGGAGGGTCGGCTCCAAAATATACGGGTAAAAACATCATAAATCCGCTTGCCGCAATCTGTGCCGGTGGTCTTTTGCTTGACTATCTGGGAGAGGCTGAGGCAGGCAAAACCATTGAAAACGCCGTCATGCACGTTACCGGAGAGCGCCTTAAAAGTCTTGCCGCCGGAAATATGGGATTTTCCACCTCCGAGGTAGGCGATATGGTTGCCAATTGTTTGTAG
- a CDS encoding DUF5615 family PIN-like protein has product MDNALSPLIADGLNKAGHDAVHVRDLGLHCADDTIIFDRAVKDNRIIVSADTDFGTLLALKSDRKPSVVLFRRSTERRPNVQIMLLLMNLPAIQNALEEGSIVVFEQARIRIRSLPIIPSSFQNGNIMVQKKNWIPHQVRDDKEVQSLYLSFLRRQESSFLFISLSATWYKWWFSAVLSRCINLKWWILI; this is encoded by the coding sequence ATAGACAATGCACTGTCGCCATTAATTGCAGACGGGTTAAATAAGGCAGGCCATGACGCAGTCCATGTGAGAGATTTAGGGCTGCATTGCGCTGATGACACTATTATTTTTGACAGAGCCGTTAAGGATAACCGTATTATTGTCTCTGCTGACACTGATTTCGGGACACTGTTAGCTCTTAAAAGTGACAGAAAGCCCTCTGTTGTCCTGTTTAGAAGAAGCACTGAGCGGAGACCGAATGTACAAATAATGCTTTTACTTATGAATCTTCCAGCCATTCAAAATGCTTTAGAAGAGGGAAGTATAGTCGTTTTTGAACAAGCCCGCATTCGAATTCGTTCCCTGCCAATAATACCAAGTAGCTTCCAAAACGGTAATATAATGGTTCAGAAAAAGAACTGGATCCCGCATCAAGTGCGGGATGACAAAGAGGTGCAATCCCTTTATCTGTCATTTCTGCGGAGGCAGGAATCCAGTTTTTTATTTATATCTTTGAGCGCAACTTGGTATAAATGGTGGTTTAGTGCTGTGCTTTCAAGATGTATTAACTTAAAATGGTGGATTCTTATATGA
- a CDS encoding DUF433 domain-containing protein, with protein sequence MIFARITVNLGQMNGVPCIRGLRIPVATIVGMIADGMNEDEILDAFPDLEHSDIQEALRYASYAVTEREIPLVTTV encoded by the coding sequence ATGATATTTGCAAGAATTACAGTTAATCTTGGCCAAATGAATGGTGTTCCGTGTATAAGAGGATTACGCATACCAGTAGCAACTATAGTTGGTATGATTGCTGACGGCATGAATGAGGATGAAATTTTAGACGCTTTCCCGGATTTAGAGCATTCAGATATTCAAGAGGCTCTAAGGTATGCCTCTTATGCTGTTACTGAACGAGAGATACCTTTAGTAACAACCGTGTAA